A genomic segment from Aegilops tauschii subsp. strangulata cultivar AL8/78 chromosome 1, Aet v6.0, whole genome shotgun sequence encodes:
- the LOC109743844 gene encoding transcription termination factor MTEF18, mitochondrial-like, whose product MGWAWAALRSGVPRWRTPNSSSPSGWVGSISLIIRSQPYSTAPSPSHGGEEDADEARQEMLNRWVHRAAQTTFRDYLHVKRGLCLTDAKHISERSPVFLSELLEKVNNAVPKPADQVAEGARFRSKVKKRVSKALVRLLHRRPVNEFRPFFESIGLRPDEWDSLLPRDLTFLADADMLLESYRALYSYGIAHDKIGEIYRNATEVFSLGQGVLASKLEVLEGLGFSKASVIKLVISTPTVLVHDPAVELKTILQWLDDIGIQPDWIGQFFTEYQSYNWQKIVEALHFLSDLGFTKDDIGKAVRKHPDLLLEWSGEMLRQVVADMQRLGSGKRELLDLFLNYRNLKSGDVGKNIWTGTRFLRGIGMSHEDVKKFLDSHGWIFGAATMKAASTILGQLNVGKARLGRIVMEEPRQLMNYKIGSKVSRLPRCKPEPCVKEKREFLRRIGFVEGSEYMEKALKAIRGKGANLQDKYSNLVEEGLDPKDVTHMVKMAPRILNQKTDAIAYKISFLVHVAGYPPSAVAAFPRYLEFTVHISKLKMLMYSWMLQRGLAAPQLTLSTVLSSSETEFTKAHVYKVPMGREVWWKFKQQGGSFGQEEIRWLRRRVHLG is encoded by the coding sequence ATGGGATGGGCATGGGCAGCCCTCCGGTCCGGAGTTCCAAGGTGGCGCACCCCAAATTCATCGTCCCCGTCCGGCTGGGTCGGCTCGATCAGCCTCATCATTCGATCGCAGCCTTATTCAACCGCTCCCAGCCCCAGCCACGGCGGGGAGGAGGATGCGGATGAGGCCAGGCAAGAGATGCTGAACAGATGGGTACACCGCGCCGCACAGACAACTTTCAGGGACTACCTCCATGTCAAGCGCGGCCTGTGCCTCACTGACGCCAAGCATATCAGCGAGCGATCGCCCGTCTTCCTCAGCGAGCTGCTGGAGAAGGTGAACAATGCGGTGCCGAAGCCTGCTGATCAGGTTGCAGAGGGGGCGAGATTCAGGTCCAAAGTGAAGAAGAGGGTCAGCAAGGCGCTGGTGCGATTGCTCCATCGCCGCCCTGTcaacgagttcaggcccttctttgAGAGCATCGGCCTGAGGCCGGACGAGTGGGATTCCCTCTTGCCGCGGGATCTCACATTCCTCGCCGATGCCGACATGCTGCTCGAGAGCTACCGTGCACTATACAGTTACGGCATTGCGCATGACAAGATTGGAGAGATATACCGGAATGCTACCGAGGTGTTTAGTCTTGGCCAGGGCGTTCTTGCATCTAAGCTCGAGGTCCTTGAGGGTCTAGGCTTCAGTAAGGCCAGTGTGATCAAACTAGTGATCTCTACTCCTACCGTATTGGTTCATGATCCGGCTGTGGAACTGAAGACGATCTTGCAGTGGCTAGACGACATTGGGATTCAGCCAGACTGGATCGGCCAGTTCTTCACTGAATATCAGTCCTATAATTGGCAAAAGATTGTCGAAGCTCTGCACTTCTTGAGTGATTTGGGGTTTACTAAGGATGATATTGGTAAAGCGGTGAGGAAACATCCAGATTTGTTGTTGGAATGGTCTGGTGAGATGCTACGACAAGTGGTTGCCGACATGCAAAGGTTGGGATCTGGGAAAAGGGAGTTACTTGATCTTTTTCTGAACTACCGCAATCTTAAAAGCGGGGATGTTGGTAAGAACATATGGACGGGAACACGTTTCTTACGTGGCATTGGCATGAGCCATGAGGATGTGAAGAAGTTTCTGGATTCTCATGGATGGATATTCGGTGCTGCCACCATGAAGGCCGCGAGCACCATTCTTGGGCAACTCAATGTGGGGAAGGCACGGCTGGGAAGGATCGTAATGGAGGAACCACGTCAGTTGATGAATTATAAGATTGGCTCAAAGGTCAGCAGATTACCAAGATGTAAACCTGAACCCTGTGTCAAGGAGAAGAGGGAATTCTTAAGACGCATAGGGTTTGTTGAAGGCTCGGAATATATGGAGAAGGCACTCAAAGCTATCCGTGGAAAAGGCGCCAACCTGCAAGATAAATACAGCAATTTAGTGGAGGAAGGGTTGGACCCAAAAGATGTAACTCACATGGTGAAGATGGCTCCTCGGATTCTGAATCAGAAGACGGACGCCATTGCTTATAAGATATCGTTCCTTGTGCATGTGGCAGGTTATCCCCCGAGTGCTGTGGCTGCTTTCCCACGGTACCTAGAGTTCACTGTGCACATAAGCAAACTTAAGATGTTGATGTACAGTTGGATGCTACAAAGGGGGCTGGCTGCACCCCAACTTACTCTAAGCACAGTCCTATCTTCCTCAGAAACAGAATTCACCAAGGCTCATGTATATAAGGTTCCCATGGGTCGTGAAGTTTGGTGGAAGTTCAAGCAGCAGGGAGGTAGCTTCGGCCAAGAGGAGATCAGATGGCTGCGACGCAGGGTGCACCTTGGATGA